The genomic window GGTGACGAGGATGCGCCGGAAGCCCGCCTCCTCGGCCGGGAGGGTGTGGTCGTGGAACTGCAGCTCGTTCATGCGCTCGAAGTCGAAGACGAGCGATCCGTCGGAGCCGTCGACCTCGATCCGCATCGCGTTCTTGCGGCCGGTGGCGAAGCGGGTGGCCTCGAAGGTCGCCAGGGCGCCGCCGTCGGTGCGGGCGATGAACACGACCGCGTCGTCGACGGTCACCCGCCCGGTGAGGGGTTCCGACACCTCGCCATCCTCAGGATCGCCCTCCGTGGTGGCGCTGAGGCCGCTCGACGAGGTGGGGAGCGGCCGTTCGGTGACGAAGGTCGAGGTCAGGGCGCTCACGCCGGTCAGTTCCTGCCCGGTGACGAACCGTGCGAGATCGATGATGTGGGCGCCGAGGTCACCGAGCGCACCGGAGCCGGCCTGGTCGGCGTCGAGTCGCCAGACGAGCGGGAAGGTGGGATCCGCGATCCAGTCCTGCAGGTACTGGGCCCGGATGTGACGGATCGTCCCGAGGCGACCGTCGGTGACGAGCCGTCGTGCATAGGCGAGCGCGGGGGTGCGTCGGTAGCTGAAGCCGACCATCGCGCGCACGCCGCGCGCAGCCGCCCGTTCGGCCGCGGCGTTCATCCGCTCGGCCTCCTCCAGCGTGTTCGCGAGCGGCTTCTCGCAGAGGACGTGGATACCGGCGTCGAGTGCGGCGATCGCGATCTCAGCGTGGAGGTGGCCCGGGGTGCAGATGTCGATCACGTCGACGTCGCCACGGCTGAGGAGCGCTCGCCAGTCGGTCTCGACGTCGGCGATCCCGAACCGGTCGGCGAACGCGCGGGCGGCGTCGGCATCGCGACCGCTGACGGCGACGAGCTCGACCCCGCGGCCGAGGTCGAAGAAGCGGGGAGCGGTGGTCCAGGCCTGCGCGTGGATGGTGCCCATGAAGCTGTACCCGACGATCGCGACGCGCAGTGGCTGCTCGGACCGGTTGTCGTCCGTGGTCGTCGGTACAGGCATCAGCACGGCTCCTTCGCCGGTCGAGGTCGGATCGCGCAGACCGGGAAGTTAACCGGTTTACTGCGCGCTTCGGGAACCAGCATGCACCGTGCCGCCGGAGTCGTCAAGAAGCAATTTAACCGGTTTACCGAATCGTAATCCGTGAGAGACTGACCGGACAGCACCGCACCTGAACGGGGATCCATGGCAACGATGCGTGACGTCGCGCGACTCGCAGGGGTCTCGGTCGCCACGGTGTCGTTCGTCGTCAACGATTCGAAGCCGGTGTCCCCGGCCACTCGACTGCGGGTGGAGTCGGCGATGGTCGAGTTGGACTTCCGCCGGAACGCGGTCGCCCGCGCTCTCGCGAGCCGTCGGACCCGCATCATCGCACTGCTGTTCCCGGTGTTGCAGCATCGACTGTCCGACAACGCGGCCCGCTTCTTCACCGGTGCTGCGGAGGCTGCTGCCGAGCTCGGGTACACCGTCGTCCTCTGGCCGGAGCCGAGCGAACCCGACGCGCTTCGCGAGTTCACCTCAGATGGCCTCATCGACGGCGTCATCCTCATGGAGGTGCGGCTCGACGACCATCGGGTCGACCGTCTGCTCGCGGCCGGGACGCCACTGACGCTCATCGGTCGGACGCGCGACCCCTCCGGTCTCGACTACGTCGACGTCGACTTCGAGGGGATGGTCGAGTTGTCCATCGATCGTCTGCAGGCCCTCGGTCATCGGGAGTTCGCCCTGCTCGAGGAGGTCGAGCGGGCCGACCTCGACGGCTACGGCCCAGTGGTCCGCGTGCAGGAGACGTTCCATGCCGTGTGCGCGGCCCGTGGACTCCGCGCTCGGACGCTCCAGTGCACTCCCGATCCAGCCGGTGGTCGCGAGATCGCGGCGACCCTCCAGGCGGAGGCGCCCGAGGTCACGGCCGTCCTCGTACTCAACGATCGGGCGGCCCTCGGTTTCGTGAGCGAGCTCGGCAGGCGCGGCGTCTCGGTCCCCGACGACGTGTCCGTCGTCCTCGTCGCCTCCACCCGAGAGGTGTCGGAAGCGGCCGACCCGGCGCTTGCCGTCACATTGCTGCCCGCCGCCCAGCTCGGCCGGATGGGCGTCGAGACCCTCGTCGGCCGGCTCGACGGCACCCTCGGTGAACTGCGTCACGAACTCGTCATGGGCGCCTTCCTCGAGGGCGCGTCCCTCGCGCCGCCGCCCGATTGAGTCGTCTCGTCGCGTGAGCGGCCCTCGAGCGACCGGTCACCGCACCTCAGGGCGCCGGGAGGACTCCGCCGCTCGGTTCGCGATCGCCCGGTGCCGTGCCTGCCCGATCAGCGATTGGGTGTAGCCGACGCGGTTCATGGTGTCGTGTCGGGCGAAGTCGGTCGAGATCGGGACCTGCTCGGTGTAGGTGTACGGGCCGGCCTGGACGTTCACGGAGACGAACCCCGAGACACGCCTCTCCTTCGCGAAGAGGAACAGCAGGCTGAGGAAGAAGAACCAGATCAACACGATGACCAGCACGATGGCCCACGCCGGGGTGTGGGTGGTCGTCGAGGTCTGATCGCTCGACGTCACATTGACGTCCGCGAGTGGCCACGTGCCGGCGGGTGTCATGATCACGTCGTCAGTGACCCTGATGTTGCCGATCTGGACGAGGAGGGGCTGCGGCATCGGCGGGAGCTGGGTGGTCATGGGCATCGACCATAACCAATCGGTTCAGACCGCCGCCGGAGTTCTCCACAGCCCTCGATGGAGCGGAGGCCGGGTCGAGGAGCCCTGTCCCCGTCCCGGTCACGGTCGTTGGAGGCCGATCCGCGGGTAGAGCGCGCGGAGCGTCTGGTCCAGCCCGCCCGTGAGTGAGCTGACCCCGTGGTCGCCGCCCGGTATCGCGAAGGTCTGGACCTTCCAGCCGGCGGCCGTCGCGGTGGCTGCGGCGCGCCCCATCATGTCGGTGTACACCGTGTCCGCGGTCCCGGCGGAGAAGAACGCCTCCGTGTCGGCGTATCTCGTCTTCGCCATGATGGTCGCCGGTTTGATCGCGTCGTACGCGTTCTGGTCGCCGTCGAACATCGTGCGCAGGCTGTCCGCAGGGACGCTGGCGCCCGGATACTCCTCACCCGAGACACTGACGACGTTGCCGAAGGTCTGCGGGTACTTGGCTCCGTAGTAGATCGCACAGCTGCCGCCGGCCGAGTATCCGGCGACCGTCCAGTCCTTCGGCGATTCGAGGATGTGCAGGTTCGCCTTCGCCCAGGGGAGGACGTCCTGCGTGACGTAGGTCTCCACCTTCCCGTACCGCCCGTCGATGCACAGCGGATCCACGGAAGGGTCGCCGAGCTGGTCCACGACGAGCGCGATGGGGGCGAGCCCCTGATGGTCGGCGGCGATCGCGTCGAGCGCCTCGCCGATCCACTTCGCGTCGGGGTCTCCCGGTTGTCCCATCATCATGAGGACGAAGGGGAGCGCCGGGGGATCTTTCACGAGCGCGGCGGGTGGGTAGTAGACCTGCGCCGGGCGGGCGTCGAACCCGGAGTTCGTGTTCGGGATCCGGTCGCCCGTGGGAAGCGGGCCGAACCTGCCTGTCTTCGGCAGGTCGGCCGGCGGCTTCCACGTCTCGTACAGCGGACGGGCCGGATCGCCGGTGGGCGTGCTCGTCGGTGTCACGAGGCTGATCGGCTTGCGGTTCTGGACGTGGAACATCGACCCGAGGGTGGTCTGGACGCCGTACGCGCCGTTGACGCCCAGCGCCGCGGTCGCGCCGAAGACGAGGATGCAGGCGACGGCGATGACGCGCCGCTGCCACGAGACGCGCCAGCAGATGGTGAGGACGGCGAGCGCGATGCCGGCGAAGACGCCGATCAACCAGGGCTCCGCGGCACGGATCAACGGCCCGCCGAAGAGGTTGAGCACGTCGAAGAGCAGCCAGACCGTCCCCAGCGCGAGGAGCGCACCGGCCAGGAGGGCGATGGCGGCGCTCAGGTACCACAGCAGCCCGGACCGACGGATGACGAGGTACAGCAGGCCGGCGATGCTGAGCGCGTCGAGCACCCAGACGAGTGGACCGTCGATGACGTCGAGGTTCCACAGCCAGTCCATCGATGCTCCGTCCTGCGTACCGCGATGGTTGTCAGGCTAAGCGGCCACCCTGAGCGGGACAAGGGCCGTTGGGCGTCCTCACGGGCTCGCCCATAGGATTGAGGGGTTCCGGGAGCGGGCGCCAGCCAGGCGTCAGCACCGGAAGGTACCGCCGCGTGGCAAGCGGCACGGAGGATCCACACCCATGGCAGAGCAGTCCCATCTCGAGTCCGTCATCACCCTGGCCCAGCACCGCGGCTTCGTCTTCCCGTCGGGAGACATCTACGGCGGTACGCGGTCTGCGTGGGATTACGGGCCCCTGGGCGTCGAGCTCAAGGAGAACATCAAGCGCCAGTGGTGGAACGCGTTCGTGCGTGGCCGCGGCGACATGGTCGGTCTCGACTCCGCCGTCATCCTGCCCACCCCGGTCTGGGAGGCGTCCGGTCACGTCAAGGTCTTCAGCGACCCGCTGACCGAATCACTCATCACCCACAAGCGGTACCGGGCCGACCACCTGTTCGAGGCGTACGAGGCCGAGCACGGCCACCCGCCGGAGAACGGCCTCGCCGACATCCCCGACCCCGAGCACCCCTCGAAGGTCGGCCAGTGGACCGAGATCCGCCAGATGTCCGGCCTGCTGAAGACCTTCCTCGGCGTCGTCGACGACGAGTCTGGTCTCCACTACCTGCGTCCCGAGACCGCGCAGGGCATCTTCACGAACTTCGCGAACGTGCTGCAGACGGCCCGCAAGAAGCCGCCGTTCGGCATCGGCCAGATCGGCAAGGCGTTCCGCAACGAGATCACGCCCGGCAACTTCATCTTCCGCACCCGCGAGTTCGAGCAGATGGAGATCGAGTTCTTCGTCGAGCCTGGCACGGACGACGAATGGCAGCAGACCTGGATGGACCTCTGCTGGGCCTGGTTCATCGACCTCGGCATGACGCCCGACAACATCCGTTGGTTCGAGCACCCGCAGGAGAAGCTGGCGCACTACTCGAAGCGCACCGTCGACATCGAGTACAAGTTCGGCTTCGCCGGCAGCGAGTGGGGCGAGCTCATGGGCGTCGCGAACCGCACCGACTACGACCTCAAGGTGCACGCCGAGCAGTCCGGCAAGGACCTCAGCTACTTCGACCAGGCCAAGAACGAGCGGTACATGCCGTACGTCATCGAGCCGTCGTTCGGTCTGACCCGTGCGCTCATGGCCTTCCTCGTCGACGCGTACGAGGAGCAGGAGCTGCCGCCGAACGCCAAGGGCAAGATCGAGAAGCGCACCGTGCTGCACCTCGACCCGCGTCTCGCGCCCGTCAAGGTCGCCGTGCTGCCGCTGTCCCGCAACGAGGCGCTGTCGCCGCTCGCCCGCCAGATCGGCGACGAGCTGCGCGGCTCGTGGAACATCGACTTCGACGACTCGGGTGCGATCGGCCGCCGCTACCGTCGTCAGGACGAGATCGGCACCCCGTACTGCGTGACCGTCGACTTCGACTCGCTTGAGGACAACGCCGTGACGGTCCGCGACCGCGACAGCATGCAGCAGGAGCGTGTCGCCATCGACGAGCTGTACGCCTACCTCGCCACCCGCCTTAAGGGCGCGTAGGCCTCCGCCGCACACCTGAACGCCCGCTCGCCCAGGTATGGGCGAGCGGGCGTTTCTTCGCCCGAGAATGGGCGAACGGATGCGGATCGCTCGGGTTAGGCGTTGCCGAGTGAGGTGTCGAGGAACGCGAGCGTCTTCACCCAGGCGTCGGCGGCCGCGTCCTCACGGTAGGTGATCGTGTTGGTGTCGTTGAAGAAGGCGTGACCGGCCTCGGGGTAGACGGTCGCGGTGAACTCGACCCGCGCGTCCTCCATCGTCGTGGTCAGCTCGGGCAGGCTCTTCATGAGGCCCTCGTCCTGGTCACCGTAGAACGCGAGGACGGGGCAGGCGATGCTCGTCACGGCCTCGGGCTCGGGCGGGTAGCCGTAGAACGGGACGGCGGCGCGGATGCGGCGGTCGGCCGCGGCGAGCGCGAAGCTGTAGCCGCCGCCGAAGCAGAAGCCGACGACGGCGACGCGGCCGTCGATCCCCTCCTCGTCGAACAGGGCGTCGACGGCCTTCCCCAGATACCCGAGCGCCTCCTCGGCGTACTCGGGCGACTTCGAGGCCGAGAGCTTCTCGCGCAGCTTCGGCTGTGCCGCGGTCCTCGTCGCCTCGTCGCTGTTGAAGACGAGGCTCTCCAGCTCCGCACCGATCTCGGGCGTGACGCCGGCACCACTCAGGATGTCGGGCGCGATGACGAGGTACCCCTCCGCGGCGAAGCGGTCGGCGACGTCGGTGATGTGCGGGACGAGGCCCCAGATCTCGTGGATGAGCACGAGCCCGCCGCGGAGTTCGACGCCCTTCGGCGGGTCGGCGCGGTAGGCGGTGAGGCCCTTGGTCAGCGTGATGGTCGTCATATCGCCAGTGTTCCAGCCGACCCTCCGCTCCGGCTGGGGGTTGCGCTGCCTCGCGAGTTATCCACAGATTCTGGACGAGTATCCAAACTGATGTTTCAGATGACTACAGTCGGGCTGTGGCGTGCCCACGGGCCGGCTCTCCTCACCGCGAGGCGGCCCCGGGACCTCGACCCACTCCGTCCGGAGTCGTCGACATGCCGACCTGCCCCCTCGTTCCATCCGCGATCAACACCCTCGGAGGTTCTCTCGTCGTGCCCGTTCGACCACTCGCCATCGTCGGCCTGTCCGCCCGCTTCGGTGGCGCGGCAGACGCCCACCAGTACTGGCACAACATCCTGGCGGCCCGACGCAGCGGCTCCGTCGTCCCCCGCTCGGGATGGGATCACGCCACCTTCTTCGCGCCGCACGACCCCAGAGCGGTGCATCACGCCTACTCCGACCAGGGTTCCTTCATCGACGACGTCGAGCAGTTCGCGGCGCGGCACTTTCGCATCCCGCCCAGCCGGGCGCACGCGATGGACCCGCAACATCGCCTGCTCCTCGAGGCTGCACGAGCCGCCTGGATCGACGCCGGGTTCGAACGTCGTCGTGTCGACCGGTCGTCCGTCGGCGTGTTCGTCGGGATGGCCGCGAACGACTATCGAGAACTCACCTCCCTCCGCATCCGGGCGAAGCTCCTCGGCGACGACTCCATCCATCCCGAGCCCGCCGCAGCGGACCTCGGGGCGGCGCTGGCGGCGCGCGTCGCCGGCGTGCGTCCGTTCCACGCGTTCTCGATGCCCGGGTGCCTGCCGAACATGGGGCCGGCGCTGGTGAGCAGCACGCTCGACCTCGGCGGCCCGAGCTTCGCCGTCGACGCCGCGTGTTCCAGCAGCCTCGTCGCGCTGCACCAGGCGGTCGCCGCCATCCGATCCGGGCAGTGCTCGGCGGCGCTCGTCGGCGGCGTCAACCTGAGCCTCGTCCCGGATGCGATGGTCGCCTTCTCGCGGATCGGTGCACTGTCACGGAACGGGGTGTGCCGACCGTTCGACGGCGATGCCGACGGATTCCTCCTCGGCGAGGGCGTCGGCATGATCGTCGTCAAACCGCTCGAGGCCGCCATCGACGACCACGACGACGTCTACGCGGTCATCCGCGGCTCCGGGGTGTCCAACGACGGCCGGGCCGAAGGGCCGATGACGCCGACGACGGATGGACAGCTGGCGGCGCTCCGCCGGGCCTACGAGGACGCCGCGGCCGACCCCGCCGACCTGGGTGTCGTCGAGGCGCACGGCACGGCCACCCCGGTGGGCGACCGCACCGAGCTGGAATCGCTGGCGGCGCTGCGTCGTCGCGGGGCATCGCCGCACCGGACCGCCACGGTCACGGCCGTGAAGGCGCTCGTGGGGCACACGATGGCGGCGGCCGGGATCGCCGGCATCGTCAAAGCGGCACTCATGGCGAGGCATCGGGTCGTCCCCGGGCAGCCCCGCCTGCGTTCGGAGGCGCACACCGAGGTCCTCCGAGACGGCCGCCTGGCGCTCGCCTCACACGCCATCGACCCGGGCGACGACGGTCTGGGCCTCATCGGCGTCAGCTCGTTCGGGTTCGGCGGCACCAACGCGCACGTGGTGCTCGAATCACCGCCGACGCGAGCAGGTCGAGTCCGTCGGCATGCCGCTGGGGGACCGGCCGACGAAACGCTCCCGCACCTCCTCGTGTTCTCGGCCGCCGACCCCATGCTGCTCGGCGAGCACCTTCGTGCGGTCCTCGCCGTCCTCGAGGCCGCCGACGCACCGTCCATCGCCGGCCTCGCACGGACCCTGAGCTCTCGGGCGCTCGCGAGCACCCGGCTGGCGATCGTGTGCCGCACCGCCGCCGAGCTGATCTCCGGGCTGTCGGCCGCCTTAGAGCAGCTCGCCCACGGAACCACCGGGGTGATCTCCGCGGACGTCTGCACCGGGGTCCATGTCGACGAGGCCGCTCGGCGGATCGCCTTCGTCTTCCCCGGGCAGGGCAGCCAGACCCCGCGGATGCAGTCGGACCTCCTCGATCGATTCCCCGCCTTCCGTGCAGCTGCCGAGACACTGAACGAGCAGGTGCTCGAGGAGACCGGGGTCGATGTGCTCGCGGCGCTCTCCGCGGCCGACGCCGAGACCCCCTCCGGAATCGACCGTCTGACGTCCACCGAGGTCTGCCAACCCGCGCTCGCGGTGACGGCGCTCGCCACCGTGGCGCTGTTGCGCGAGATCGGCGTGGAGCCCGACCTCGTCCTCGGGCACAGCGTCGGCGAGCTTCCCGCCCTGGCGACGGCGGGCGCGCTCGATGCGCCCGACGCCGTGCGGCTCGCCGCGGTCCGCGGACACCACATGCGATCGGCTGCGACGCGACCCGGCGACGGCATGACGGCCCTCGGCTGCGACGCCGAGCAGGCCGCAGCGCTCCTCAGCGGCATCGACGACGCGTGGATCGCGGCCGCCAACGATCCCCGGCAGACGGTGGTGAGTGGAACCGGCGAGGCCCTGCGAGCCGTCGCGGAACGGTGCGTCGAGCACGGGGTGTCGACTCAACCCCTGCGCGTCGCCACCGGGTTCCACTCGCCTCTGCTCGAGCCGATCCGGCCGGCCCTCGTGGCGGACCTGTCGCGGTTCCGGCCTCGCGCGCCGCAGGTGCAGCTCGTGTCGACCGTGACGGGCCGCACGGTCGAGACGGGCGAGGAGCTGGGTCGTCAGCTCGAGGAGAACGTCTTCTCCACGGTGCGGTTCCGCGAGGCGATCGAGTCGGCGTCCGCATCCGACGTCGGCGTCTACGTCCAGATCGGTGGGGGGTCGGCGCTGCTCGGGTCCGTCCGACGCTCCCTGGGTGATGCGCCCGACGTACGCGTCATCTCAAGCAGCGCGTCGGCGCCGGACGACGCGGCGACCTTCCTCCGACTCATCGGTCGGCTGACGGTGCTGGGCGCCGACCTCGACCTGGCATCGCTCGTCCCACCAGACACCGCGGGTGTGGCGCTGCCGATCGCGCCGCTGCCGACCGAGCCGTACTGGGTCGTCGGCCCGGACGCCGCCGCCCCGACGACCACGCCCCGAGAACCCACATCCGAGCCGCACCGACCACCCTCCCCCGTCGAACAGGATCCCCACTCCATGCACCACAACCCTCACGACCTGCCGCCCTCCCCCCTCGCCGGACGACCGTCGGCAGGACCGCCGATCCAGCCGCGAGCCGCCGACGCCCAGGCCGACCACCTGCCCGGACTGCTCGCCCTCATGAACCGCCAGCTGAGCCTCATCGAGGGTTCCGGGCAGGCCGGACGTGCGCCCGCGTCGACGAATCCGTTCCGTTGGTCGACGGAACCCGGCTCGCCGCAGTCGGAGGTGGTCGCCCGGATGGGCCTCGCAGCCTCCCGGTCGCATCGTGCCGAATACGACGCGGTCATCCTCGGCATGGTGTCGCGCATCAGCGGGTTCCCGCTGGACCTGATCCGGCCCGACATGCACCTCGTCGAACAGCTCGGATTCGATTCGCTGATGATGCGTGAGCTGATCACCCAGCTGCACACGGAGTGGCCATCGTTGCCGACCCCGGCGCAGCTCGGCGAGCGCTTCGCCGGACGGCCCACCGTGGAGCAGGTGCTGGACGGCGTCGGCTCCCTGCTGCACCCGTTCGCCGAGGAGCCGCAGCACCGGCTCCCGCGGGTCGAGACGAACCCGGTGGCTGCCGCTTCTCCGGCGCCGGCCGACCGCCCGACCCGATGGACCGAGGCCGACGCCCGCATCGAGTGCTTCCCGGAGGCGGTCGCCATGCGGGAACGCCGGCAGCAGACGGACCGCAACCCCTACTTCCTGCTGCATGAGGGGATCATCGACGCCACGACGACGATCGGCGACGCCCAGCTCGTGAGCTTCTCCAGTTACAACTACCTCGGTGTCACCGGCCACCCCGTGGTCGCCGAGACGATCGCCGACGCCGTGGCCCGATACGGCAGCTCGGTGTCCGCCAGCCGGTTCCTGTCCGGTGAGCGCCCGATCCATGCCGAGCTCGAGCAGGAGCTCGCCGACCTCCTCCAGGTGGAGTCGGCGCTCACCCTGGTGAGCGGCCACGCGACGAACGTGAGCGTCATCGGGCACCTGGTGGAACCGGGCGACCTCATCGTCCACGACAGCCTCGCGCACGACAGCATCATCCAGGGGGCGAAGCTCTCCGGAGCCACCCGGCGGTCCTTTCCCCACAACGACGTGAACGCGCTCGACGAGCTCCTCAGCGCGATCCGCGGCGGGTTCCGCCGAGTCCTCATCGTCGTGGAGGGCGTCTACAGCATGGACGGCGACCTCGTGCCGCTCCCGCAGCTCATCGAGCTGAAGCGGCGGCACGGCGCACTGGTGCTCGTCGATGAGGCGCACAGCATCGGAACGGTGGGCGCCAACGGCGGCGGGGTCGGCGAACACTTCGGTGTCGACCGCTCGGACATCGACCTCTGGTGCGGCACGATGTCGAAGTCGCTCGCCGGATGCGGCGGCTACGTCGGTGGCACCGCCGCCGCGATCGACTACCTCAAGTACTCCGTGCCCGGGTTCGTGTACAGCGTCGGCATCACCCCGGCGAACGCGGCCGCGTCACTCGCCGCCCTCCGGCTCATGCGCGACGAGCCCGAGCGCCTGAGCCGCCTGCGGCAGAACGCCGACCGCTTCCGCGAGACGGCCCGGGCCGCCGGCATCGACATCGGCGACAGCGCCGACTCGCCCGTCGTGCCGTGCATCGTCGGCAGCTCGGAACGGGCACTCGCCCTGGCGACGGCGCTCTTCGACCACGGCTTCAGCGTCAACCCGATCCTGTACCCGGCCGTGCCGGACGACCAGGCGCGGCTCCGCTTCTTCATCACCGCGGAGCACACCACCGAGCAGATCCAGCGGGTCGTGGACATCACGGCATCCGAACTCAACCGCATCACGCACGACATGAAGGTATCCGCATGACGAACCACTCCAGAACGACACCCAGACGACGGGCGGTGATCACGCTCCTGATCGGCCTGGTGTTCGCGATCGTGGCGGGCATCGCGGGGGCCGACGTCCTCGACAACCTCAAGACGGGCGGGTTCGACGACCCGCAGTCCGAATCCGTGGCCGCAGCGGACGTGCTCGCCGACCGGTTCCCGGGCAGCGACCCGAAACTCCTCCTCGTCGTGGACGTCTCCGACGGA from Plantibacter flavus includes these protein-coding regions:
- a CDS encoding glycine--tRNA ligase — protein: MAEQSHLESVITLAQHRGFVFPSGDIYGGTRSAWDYGPLGVELKENIKRQWWNAFVRGRGDMVGLDSAVILPTPVWEASGHVKVFSDPLTESLITHKRYRADHLFEAYEAEHGHPPENGLADIPDPEHPSKVGQWTEIRQMSGLLKTFLGVVDDESGLHYLRPETAQGIFTNFANVLQTARKKPPFGIGQIGKAFRNEITPGNFIFRTREFEQMEIEFFVEPGTDDEWQQTWMDLCWAWFIDLGMTPDNIRWFEHPQEKLAHYSKRTVDIEYKFGFAGSEWGELMGVANRTDYDLKVHAEQSGKDLSYFDQAKNERYMPYVIEPSFGLTRALMAFLVDAYEEQELPPNAKGKIEKRTVLHLDPRLAPVKVAVLPLSRNEALSPLARQIGDELRGSWNIDFDDSGAIGRRYRRQDEIGTPYCVTVDFDSLEDNAVTVRDRDSMQQERVAIDELYAYLATRLKGA
- a CDS encoding type I polyketide synthase, with the translated sequence MPVRPLAIVGLSARFGGAADAHQYWHNILAARRSGSVVPRSGWDHATFFAPHDPRAVHHAYSDQGSFIDDVEQFAARHFRIPPSRAHAMDPQHRLLLEAARAAWIDAGFERRRVDRSSVGVFVGMAANDYRELTSLRIRAKLLGDDSIHPEPAAADLGAALAARVAGVRPFHAFSMPGCLPNMGPALVSSTLDLGGPSFAVDAACSSSLVALHQAVAAIRSGQCSAALVGGVNLSLVPDAMVAFSRIGALSRNGVCRPFDGDADGFLLGEGVGMIVVKPLEAAIDDHDDVYAVIRGSGVSNDGRAEGPMTPTTDGQLAALRRAYEDAAADPADLGVVEAHGTATPVGDRTELESLAALRRRGASPHRTATVTAVKALVGHTMAAAGIAGIVKAALMARHRVVPGQPRLRSEAHTEVLRDGRLALASHAIDPGDDGLGLIGVSSFGFGGTNAHVVLESPPTRAGRVRRHAAGGPADETLPHLLVFSAADPMLLGEHLRAVLAVLEAADAPSIAGLARTLSSRALASTRLAIVCRTAAELISGLSAALEQLAHGTTGVISADVCTGVHVDEAARRIAFVFPGQGSQTPRMQSDLLDRFPAFRAAAETLNEQVLEETGVDVLAALSAADAETPSGIDRLTSTEVCQPALAVTALATVALLREIGVEPDLVLGHSVGELPALATAGALDAPDAVRLAAVRGHHMRSAATRPGDGMTALGCDAEQAAALLSGIDDAWIAAANDPRQTVVSGTGEALRAVAERCVEHGVSTQPLRVATGFHSPLLEPIRPALVADLSRFRPRAPQVQLVSTVTGRTVETGEELGRQLEENVFSTVRFREAIESASASDVGVYVQIGGGSALLGSVRRSLGDAPDVRVISSSASAPDDAATFLRLIGRLTVLGADLDLASLVPPDTAGVALPIAPLPTEPYWVVGPDAAAPTTTPREPTSEPHRPPSPVEQDPHSMHHNPHDLPPSPLAGRPSAGPPIQPRAADAQADHLPGLLALMNRQLSLIEGSGQAGRAPASTNPFRWSTEPGSPQSEVVARMGLAASRSHRAEYDAVILGMVSRISGFPLDLIRPDMHLVEQLGFDSLMMRELITQLHTEWPSLPTPAQLGERFAGRPTVEQVLDGVGSLLHPFAEEPQHRLPRVETNPVAAASPAPADRPTRWTEADARIECFPEAVAMRERRQQTDRNPYFLLHEGIIDATTTIGDAQLVSFSSYNYLGVTGHPVVAETIADAVARYGSSVSASRFLSGERPIHAELEQELADLLQVESALTLVSGHATNVSVIGHLVEPGDLIVHDSLAHDSIIQGAKLSGATRRSFPHNDVNALDELLSAIRGGFRRVLIVVEGVYSMDGDLVPLPQLIELKRRHGALVLVDEAHSIGTVGANGGGVGEHFGVDRSDIDLWCGTMSKSLAGCGGYVGGTAAAIDYLKYSVPGFVYSVGITPANAAASLAALRLMRDEPERLSRLRQNADRFRETARAAGIDIGDSADSPVVPCIVGSSERALALATALFDHGFSVNPILYPAVPDDQARLRFFITAEHTTEQIQRVVDITASELNRITHDMKVSA
- a CDS encoding Gfo/Idh/MocA family protein; this encodes MPVPTTTDDNRSEQPLRVAIVGYSFMGTIHAQAWTTAPRFFDLGRGVELVAVSGRDADAARAFADRFGIADVETDWRALLSRGDVDVIDICTPGHLHAEIAIAALDAGIHVLCEKPLANTLEEAERMNAAAERAAARGVRAMVGFSYRRTPALAYARRLVTDGRLGTIRHIRAQYLQDWIADPTFPLVWRLDADQAGSGALGDLGAHIIDLARFVTGQELTGVSALTSTFVTERPLPTSSSGLSATTEGDPEDGEVSEPLTGRVTVDDAVVFIARTDGGALATFEATRFATGRKNAMRIEVDGSDGSLVFDFERMNELQFHDHTLPAEEAGFRRILVTEPGHPYADAWWPAGHGLGYEHTFVHEVADLARDLAAGRAPEPGFADGLRVQRVLAAVSASADAGATWIPLDH
- a CDS encoding LacI family DNA-binding transcriptional regulator, which produces MATMRDVARLAGVSVATVSFVVNDSKPVSPATRLRVESAMVELDFRRNAVARALASRRTRIIALLFPVLQHRLSDNAARFFTGAAEAAAELGYTVVLWPEPSEPDALREFTSDGLIDGVILMEVRLDDHRVDRLLAAGTPLTLIGRTRDPSGLDYVDVDFEGMVELSIDRLQALGHREFALLEEVERADLDGYGPVVRVQETFHAVCAARGLRARTLQCTPDPAGGREIAATLQAEAPEVTAVLVLNDRAALGFVSELGRRGVSVPDDVSVVLVASTREVSEAADPALAVTLLPAAQLGRMGVETLVGRLDGTLGELRHELVMGAFLEGASLAPPPD
- a CDS encoding alpha/beta hydrolase, whose protein sequence is MDWLWNLDVIDGPLVWVLDALSIAGLLYLVIRRSGLLWYLSAAIALLAGALLALGTVWLLFDVLNLFGGPLIRAAEPWLIGVFAGIALAVLTICWRVSWQRRVIAVACILVFGATAALGVNGAYGVQTTLGSMFHVQNRKPISLVTPTSTPTGDPARPLYETWKPPADLPKTGRFGPLPTGDRIPNTNSGFDARPAQVYYPPAALVKDPPALPFVLMMMGQPGDPDAKWIGEALDAIAADHQGLAPIALVVDQLGDPSVDPLCIDGRYGKVETYVTQDVLPWAKANLHILESPKDWTVAGYSAGGSCAIYYGAKYPQTFGNVVSVSGEEYPGASVPADSLRTMFDGDQNAYDAIKPATIMAKTRYADTEAFFSAGTADTVYTDMMGRAAATATAAGWKVQTFAIPGGDHGVSSLTGGLDQTLRALYPRIGLQRP
- a CDS encoding dienelactone hydrolase family protein, whose translation is MTTITLTKGLTAYRADPPKGVELRGGLVLIHEIWGLVPHITDVADRFAAEGYLVIAPDILSGAGVTPEIGAELESLVFNSDEATRTAAQPKLREKLSASKSPEYAEEALGYLGKAVDALFDEEGIDGRVAVVGFCFGGGYSFALAAADRRIRAAVPFYGYPPEPEAVTSIACPVLAFYGDQDEGLMKSLPELTTTMEDARVEFTATVYPEAGHAFFNDTNTITYREDAAADAWVKTLAFLDTSLGNA